The genome window CTCACTGACGTCTTGGCGCTCGAATCGGGTGCGGCCAATTTCAGGCCGGTGTCAATAAAGTCGGTCCCGTTCTGGGAGAACCGCAGCGATTCCCCATGATGGTCGCGGAAGAACTGCTGGTCGAACACCTTGAAATAGATTCCGTCCTTGTATGCCCAGTACTTCGGGATGCGAAAGTCGTTGACGTAAAGCGCCCAACCCTGCGACGTCGCCTCCGGCATCGTCTCAAAGCGGACCTTGACGAGATAGGTGACTGGGGGCAGCGACTTGCTATCGCGCGCGCTCAGGTGCGCAATCGCCGCGCTGTCCGCTTCGGTCGGTCGGGTGGCCACGACCTCGACCGCTGTGGCTTTCGGTGGTGTTGACGGTTGCATAGACAAACCTCCCCCCCAACGTAACAGTCATTTGGACACTTGCACATCGCCGACGTAGATCGCGCCGGTCGGTCGCCGATCGAAGACAAACGCGATGGACCGGAGGTCGCTGAGCTCCACGCCGCGCTCGGCGAGCCGCTTCAACGGGAGGCGCAAAGTCTGCATGACGATCTTTCCGGCGCCAAACACGACGTCGGGATACAGGAGCCGGTGGAGAGAACTCGCCGGAATCGCGGCCGTTCGTGAACCGCTGGACACCTCGATGGTGAAATCTTGATCGCGACTGGCGGCATTCTTTGCTTCCGTGGACTGTCCGACGCGCAGCGACAGCGCCTTGTACCGTTCCGCGGGCAGGGTCGCCGGGTCCACTTTCAAAAGAAATCGCGCCCCGGGTGCGTTCCATTCCAGGCGAAGCGTAATCGTCGTTTGTGGAGCGCCTGCGTTGACGAGATCTTTCAGCTGGCGCGCGGCGACAACCGCGTCGGCGGCGACAGCTCCTTGAACGGGTGACGAGATTTGCGGGGCGGCGAGGCTTTCCTGATTGTGCTGGACGAAGACCCGCTCGGGATCTTGATACTGCGAGACGAAGTCGGTGCCGGCGGGTACCCACGTCACCGCGATGGCATGATCTCGGAGCACTTCCAGATTCTCTGAACGGTCGAGCAGTAGGGCCTGCGCCAATGCTCCAAGATGCACCTTGGCGATGAGCTCTTGGTCGGCACGGGGCATTGTCGTAGCGGGCGGCGTCTCCGACGGCCAGACGCTGTTGAACTGGTTGTGGTTCGCTCGATACACCCAGAGCAGGGCCTTCAACTTTCCGTCGGAAACGGTCGGGTTGGCCAGGTCCACGGCGTGCGCGCGATTGTACATATTGTAGCCTTCGAACGTCGAGACATCTCCATCTCGACTGCCGTGAATCAGAAAGAAGCGATCCGGTACGACGGTTGGCCCGCTGAGGGGTTGGTATTGCCGGTCGGTCGGGGCGATGGCTGCCACGCCGCTCAGGCCAAAGCGATAGGGACCGAGCCCTGCGGAGCCGTCCAGCGGAACCACCGGATGGAAGATATCGGGTTGGATCCCCGTGAGACGATTGAAGAATGAGGCATGCCCCACGCCTTCCCCGCCTCGCGAATGGCCGAGGATCAGAATACGGTTCAAGTCGACCTTGCCGTGGAGCGGGTGGGTCGCCATTCCATCCCACGTCCGAAACTGTTTGAGATGCTCTAGATGAACGATCGCCCTGGCGTCGTTCTCACCGAAATTGAAGCCGTTGAGAAAATTCACGTCGATCGTGGCGGCGATGATTCCGTGCGACGCCAACAACGCACACAGATACAGGTATCCCGGAGTCGAGTTCTGGAACGGACTGTGATTGCCGTGAGCGAACACAGCTAGTGGAAAGGGGCCACGACCGCGCGGAATGCATACGTGCCCGTTGAGAGGCACGTTCGTATTGAGAAACGGCCATGGCGCGGAGCCTAGGTTCGCGAATGCCGACACATTGATCCGCCCGGTCACATAGGCGGGGTCGGGCGAATCGTAGATGTTGTATTGCACCAACGACGGTACCGCGGCGTAGTTGAGGCCGGACGAAGCGTATATCACTGTGTCGAACGGGACATCACCAGCCAGGCCAGGGTTGTTCAGCGGTGCCATCTTCGCTCCTCCACCGGAAGAGATTTCGCGCAACAATATTAAACGCAACCTCGTTGGAGGTTGCGTCTCAGCACGTTTTGATAATTCTCTCCTCCGGCAACCCGGCCAGCCTCGAGGGCCCCGTCAGGCTTTGCGTCCCCGAATCGCTTCGGGTTTGCTCTTTCGGATGAGACACGATCCCTACGTTTAATTATCGGTGGGGTTCACTGGCCTGTCAAAGGCGGCCTATAGCGTGAACGGAAGAAATTTCCGAGTAATACGCCGTACGTTAGAGTTTGAGCCTGACTATCATTCCCAAGCAACGTGCTGGACCGCGGTTTATCCGTGGAGTGTCGCCTTAATGCGTACCTCCCATCGGTAATTGGAACGTTGCGCCGTTATTTTTCAGCACCACTTTGTCGGCGAGGATCGAGACCACGACCGCGTCCCCGACGTGCTCGCCGACGCCGGCAATGACGGTCTGCCCTTCGACGCGAATAATCGCCACCCCGGCGCGGCCCCTCAAGATTCCAGTGACTGTCATTCCTGCCCCCGGCGGGAGCGGGGACGGGCCCCCAGGAGGGCCGACGCCCAACACGAGCGGGGTCCCGACCAGCGCGGCCGGTCCCGGGACCTCGAAGGTCACGCTGCCCTTCTTCAGTACCACCTTGTGGGCAAGGATCGAGACTACCACCGCGTCCCCGACGTGCTCGCCGACGCCCGCGATGACGGTCTGCCCTTCGGCGCGGATAATCGCGACCGGAGCGCGGCCCCCCAAGATACCGGTGACCGTCATTCCTGCCCCGGGCGGTAGCGGGGGGGTGCCCGCGGGGGGGCCGACCCCCAACACTAAGGGGGGCCCGACCTCAGCGGCCGGTCCCGGGACCTCGAAGGTCACGCTGCCTTTCTTTAGTACGACTTTGTGGCGAAGGATCGAGACTACCACCGCATCGCCGACATGCTCACCGACCCCGACGATGACGGTCTGCTCTCCGGTGTCAATAATCGCGACAGGAGCGGTGCCCCCCAAAATTCCGGTGACCGTCATACCCGCCCCGGGCGGTGGAGGCGGCGTTCCTGCCGGCGCAGCGGCCCCCGCAGACCCGTGCGCCAACGGACCGGCGGCCATTACGAACGCAGCCATCACCCACGACAGCCTGCCAGACCGACGCCGGCTCATTGCCTACCCCCCGCTCTCCGACATCACGTATAGGTGAGGACCGGCCGCGCATGTGCTTGGTGCATGGCCGAAAGTGGTTCATGCCTTTCCATGCAGATCTTCCGTGTCCCTTCCTAGGACTCTGCTGAACGCGACCGTTGTCCGATCGCTGAGATGCTCGATGGACTCGAGCGATGTTGGACTACGAGCCGCCGGTCGTGAGCCCCGGCACCAGTTCGCCCTTGATCTGGGTGGAGTGACCGCGGAATACGGCGACGAGCTTGCCGGTCTGATCGGACACCGTCACATCGTACACGCCCGACCTTGTGCCGCGGTGGCGCTCAACGGCTTCGGCGATGAGGATGTCGCCCTCGCGGGCCGCGGCGATGAACGCGATCGAGCAGTTGTTCGCCACCGTCACCCGGTTGTGCGAGTTGCACGCGAAGGCAAAGGCCGAATCGGCGAGCGTGAAAATCATCCCACCGTGGCAGATGAGGTGGCCGTTGCACATCTCGGGTCGCACCGCCATGCGGAGCCTGGCGCGGCCCGGGCCGACATCGAGAACTTCCATGCCGAGCGCACGACTTGCCCGGTCCTGCGACCACATGGCGTCGCGGGCGGCTTCGGCGATCTGTTGCGCGGTCGGCTTCTTGAGCATCCCCAAAACCAATCATAGCGCATCGTGCTCATCTGCGATGAGCGCACAAGGAGATCCTCGTCACCGGCGGTAATTGCAGGGGCGAGTCGTGTGCACACCACGTGGCGCCAGGCTGATGGCCAAGCGCGGGCCGGGAGGTAGGCGTATGGCGGGTGCGACCCAAAGGGTCCAAGAGGAAGTGCAGCGGCGAGAGGCGGTGGCGGCGATCGCGGCTGCTCCGGAGAGCGTGCGCCACCTCGCGGGGGTGTACTTCGCCAGCCAGATCATGATCCGCCGGCGGTTCGCGTTTGTCATCGTCCCCGCGAGCGGAGACCCGATCCTGCTCGTGCAGGCTGTCCTTGAAAATACTGCACGATCCCGCGGGACCATACCGGAGGTGGCCACCTACATCACCGGTCCGGTGGAGGCTCTTGCCGCCCTCCTCGAGGACCGCGGTCTTCGCCGGGGGGCGCTGCTGCTCGAGACGGATTTTCTCCCCGCCGCCGACGCCCGGCACCTCGCCTCGCTGCTCGCCGGCGCTCGGATCGAGGACGCCGGGGACTTGTTTCGGGAGGCTCGGTACTCCCGCCTGCCTCACGAGGTGGAACAGCACCGCGCTTACAGCCGTGCGGCGGAACGCGCCATTCAGATAGCATTCACGCTGGCCGCCGGTGGGGGCATGACGGAGCGACAAGTCTACGCCCGAATGCAGGACGCGATGCTGACCCTGGGAGGCGGCGTCATTCCCTTCCTCACGTTGGCCTCGGGGGCTGAGCGGACGCTGGACGTGCACGCGCACCCGACGGATCGGGTGATCCAGGCCGGCGATCTGCTGCGGGTCGACCTGGTTGGATTCTTTTCCGGGATCTACACAGACATGGCCCGGACGGTAGTCGTCGGACGCGGCACGCCTGCTCAGCGGGACCTGTATCGAAAAGTGCGTGCCGTGCAGCGAGAAGTCATCGACCTCGTGAAGCCCGGGGTGCCGGCCGAAGAGGTCTATGAGGGATTCCTCGAGCGGGCCAAACGCCACGGGCTGTCCTTTGTCTATCGCTACGTCGGCCACAGCACCGGGTACGATGTCGTCGAGGAGCCGGTCATCACGCCCGGCACAACGGCCCGCCTCCTCCCCGGGATGGTCCTCTGCGTCGAAGTCATGGACCGGGTGCCGGGCGTGGGATCGGTCCACCTCGAGGACATGTTGCTGCTCACCGACGCCGGCCCGCGGGTCTGGACCGATATCATGGCAGCAGACGAACTTCCTGAGATAGCGTAACCGGTACTATTCGGTGCCGAACACGAAGGCGATGCTATCCCCGCTCGCGGCCGTTCGGTTTCCGGTCAACGGATAGGTGATCACCCACCCATCGATCGGGCTTCGAATGGTCTCGGTCTCGGCTCCGAAGACATCATAGAGGACCGCGACGGCGTCATTCCGCTTCACGGCCGAGCCCAGCGACCTCAGCGGTCGGACGAGCCCGCCCCGGTCGCAGGTGAGGTACTGTCGATTGGTCAGGCGGCCGGGAATTACCGTGACCTCGTTCTGCGGCTCGGGCGCACCGGTCAGCATCTTGAGCGATTTCATGATGTTGAGCACCCCCGTCACCCCGGCCCGCACGGACGGCTCCTCCCAGACGTAGCCACCCGAGAGCTCGATGGTCAACGCCGGCTTGCCGGCATCGATCGCGGCATCCTGCAGCGTCCCGCTGAGCCCGAGCTGCCCTACGGGGCCGACCGAGATGCTGATCCCGAATGCCTCGGCCAGATCCCATTGCGCGTCCCACGCCTTTCCCGCGCCTCCGGTACGGACGATATTGAAGCTGACTGCGCCGATGGCATTCGAGTGGATGTCCAGCACCGCGTCCGCGCGCATGACACCTTGGTGAAACAAGTCGTACGCGATTCGCTGCGTCAGCGTTCCCTTCGGGCTTCCGGGGAACACGCGAT of bacterium contains these proteins:
- the paaI gene encoding hydroxyphenylacetyl-CoA thioesterase PaaI yields the protein MLKKPTAQQIAEAARDAMWSQDRASRALGMEVLDVGPGRARLRMAVRPEMCNGHLICHGGMIFTLADSAFAFACNSHNRVTVANNCSIAFIAAAREGDILIAEAVERHRGTRSGVYDVTVSDQTGKLVAVFRGHSTQIKGELVPGLTTGGS
- a CDS encoding Xaa-Pro peptidase family protein, coding for MAGATQRVQEEVQRREAVAAIAAAPESVRHLAGVYFASQIMIRRRFAFVIVPASGDPILLVQAVLENTARSRGTIPEVATYITGPVEALAALLEDRGLRRGALLLETDFLPAADARHLASLLAGARIEDAGDLFREARYSRLPHEVEQHRAYSRAAERAIQIAFTLAAGGGMTERQVYARMQDAMLTLGGGVIPFLTLASGAERTLDVHAHPTDRVIQAGDLLRVDLVGFFSGIYTDMARTVVVGRGTPAQRDLYRKVRAVQREVIDLVKPGVPAEEVYEGFLERAKRHGLSFVYRYVGHSTGYDVVEEPVITPGTTARLLPGMVLCVEVMDRVPGVGSVHLEDMLLLTDAGPRVWTDIMAADELPEIA
- a CDS encoding succinylglutamate desuccinylase/aspartoacylase family protein — encoded protein: MAEIFEIGTIRVSPGTMATGYIESAYLRDASRVRIPLIVVHGTEPGPVLWVGSTIHGDEIPGCEVIRRLTRERLDPGQLRGTLIAAPVQHPVAYLTSTRLTDHDGVNINRVFPGSPKGTLTQRIAYDLFHQGVMRADAVLDIHSNAIGAVSFNIVRTGGAGKAWDAQWDLAEAFGISISVGPVGQLGLSGTLQDAAIDAGKPALTIELSGGYVWEEPSVRAGVTGVLNIMKSLKMLTGAPEPQNEVTVIPGRLTNRQYLTCDRGGLVRPLRSLGSAVKRNDAVAVLYDVFGAETETIRSPIDGWVITYPLTGNRTAASGDSIAFVFGTE